The following proteins are co-located in the Streptomyces bottropensis ATCC 25435 genome:
- a CDS encoding protein-tyrosine phosphatase family protein — MAEPIEPWDPAGPGVLRLPSGRLVRGRGLRRPLPDGSVPTYAVYCLGEEPPEVPWAARWLRWPDFRLPADRAEAARVLRDVWDRAAAERVEVACGGGRGRTGTALAALAVLDGVPPGEAVAYVRRHYDRHAVETPWQRRYVRRFGA; from the coding sequence ATGGCGGAGCCGATCGAGCCCTGGGACCCGGCCGGCCCCGGTGTGCTGCGGCTGCCCTCGGGGCGGCTGGTGCGCGGCCGGGGGCTGCGCCGTCCGCTCCCGGACGGCAGCGTGCCCACCTACGCCGTGTACTGCCTCGGCGAGGAGCCGCCCGAGGTCCCCTGGGCGGCCCGCTGGCTGCGTTGGCCCGACTTCCGGCTGCCCGCCGACCGGGCGGAGGCGGCACGGGTGCTGCGCGACGTCTGGGACCGGGCGGCCGCCGAGCGGGTCGAGGTGGCGTGCGGCGGCGGCCGGGGCCGCACCGGCACGGCGCTGGCCGCGCTCGCGGTGCTGGACGGCGTACCGCCGGGCGAGGCCGTGGCGTACGTGCGCCGGCACTACGACCGGCACGCGGTGGAGACCCCCTGGCAGCGGCGGTACGTACGGCGGTTCGGGGCCTGA